From Myotis daubentonii chromosome 7, mMyoDau2.1, whole genome shotgun sequence, a single genomic window includes:
- the NXPH2 gene encoding neurexophilin-2 yields the protein MRLRPLPLVVVPGFLLQLLLCDSKTAVLATDGLDWEDKDGPGTLVGGVVHSRVLNPLRLFVKPPAVPKPGHLAYADSLDTFWDWLANITEAQEPLARTKRRPIVKTGKFKKMFGWGDFHSNIKTVKLNLLITGKIVDHGNGTFSVYFRHNSTGLGNVSVSLVPPSKVVEFEVSPQSALETKESKAFNCRIEYEKTDRAKKTALCNFDPSKICYQEQTQSHVSWLCSKPFKVICIYIAFYSVDYKLVQKVCPDYNYHSETPYLSSG from the coding sequence TTACTTTGTGACAGCAAGACGGCGGTGCTCGCCACAGACGGGCTGGACTGGGAGGACAAGGATGGCCCGGGGACCTTGGTGGGCGGCGTGGTTCACTCGAGGGTGCTCAACCCCCTGCGCCTGTTCGTGAAGCCGCCTGCGGTCCCGAAGCCCGGGCACCTGGCCTACGCGGACAGCTTGGACACCTTCTGGGACTGGCTGGCCAACATCACCGAGGCCCAGGAGCCGCTGGCAAGAACTAAGCGGAGGCCGATAGTCAAAACgggaaaatttaagaaaatgtttggCTGGGGTGACTTCCATTCCAACATTAAAACCGTTAAACTCAACCTGCTGATCACGGGGAAGATCGTGGACCACGGCAACGGGACCTTCAGCGTCTACTTCCGGCACAACTCCACGGGCCTGGGCAACGTGTCGGTGAGCTTGGTGCCCCCCTCCAAAGTGGTGGAGTTCGAAGTGTCCCCGCAGTCCGCCCTGGAGACCAAGGAATCCAAAGCTTTCAATTGCCGCATCGAGTATGAGAAAACGGACCGGGCGAAGAAGACGGCCCTGTGCAACTTCGACCCGTCCAAGATCTGCTACCAGGAGCAGACGCAGAGCCACGTGTCCTGGTTGTGCTCCAAGCCCTTCAAGGTCATTTGCATTTACATTGCCTTTTACAGCGTCGATTACAAACTCGTGCAAAAGGTCTGCCCCGACTACAATTACCACAGTGAGACCCCTTACCTGTCCTCGGGCTGA